TGGACTGATCGCTTTACAGACGATGATCGGGGTCCAAATTATTGCAGATCCTGGAACAAATATTGCTATTTTCGATCAGGTCTTCGTTGACATCGGGGATCAGCAAAGCATCGAGAATGCGTTAAGTACGTTCTCAGGACACATGCAGAATATCTCTGAAATTCTTGCCAAAACGAAAAAAAATAGCTTGATTTTGCTCGATGAAATCGGGAGTGGAACCGAACCAAACGAAGGTGCAGCATTAGCAATCGCAATCATGGAAGCTTTCTACAAAAAAGGCAGTATTCTTATTACAACGACCCACTACGGAGAAATCAAGCGTTTTTCTGAACAACATGAAGATTTTTTAACCGCTGCAATGGCGTTTGATTCAGAAAACTTACTGCCTAAATATCAATTGATTTTAGGAGAAATCGGCGAAAGTAACGCTTTTTGGATCGCTAACAAGATGAACTTAGATAAAGAAGTGGTTGAACTTGCTCAAAACTATTTACATGATCGTAACTATTCAACGAAAAAAGCGGAGTCTTTGCAAAAAGTTAAAAAACAAAAAGAACAAGCAATTTTTCCAGCATACGAAAAAGGGGATCGAGTCTTGTGGACGGAGCAAAAGAAAATTGGTTTAGTATTTGAACCGGTAGAAATGACAGAAGATGTAGTGATTTTCGTGGAAGATAAAAAGGCTACTGTTCACAAACGTCAATTAAAATTAGACCGTAGCGCAAAAGAGCTGTATCCGCCAAATTACGATTTAGATTCTTTATTTGAAAATTATCATGAGCGCAAAAAGAACAGGGACTTAGAACGTGGCTCCAAGAAAGCCTATAAGAAGTTAAGAAAAGAAATGCAGTTGAGACAAGCAAAAAGAAAAGACTAGTTTTTTTCAATTAAATCTAAAGATGGGCGCAAGGCAATCGTCAGCAGAAAACTGATTATTATCTTGCGCCTTTTTCTATAAATAGATGAGGCCATCTGAACAACATTACTTAGTCAAAGGGTATTTTTGACCAAATTTTCGAATTTCTAATAAGACTGTTTCTAACTCTTGCCCCTTTTTAGTTAATGAATAATCTGTTTTTGGAGGAATTGCTTGTAATACTTGCTTATTTACCAATCCATCTTCTTGGAGTTCTTTTAATTCCTTGCTAAGAGTATGTGGAGTGATCGAATCTAATAGACGTTGCAATTCATTGAAGCGGCGATTGGATTCAAGTAGATAATATAAAATTAATATTTTCCATTTTCCACCAATGATGGCTAACGTATTTGCTGTTGCACAATTGCATTTTGTCATTTGCTCATATGTTTTTCTCATTGAAATCACTATCCTTTTTGACAGTAGTCTTAAATATAACAGTATTATATATTTTATAGTAATGCTTTACAATAGAAAATGTAACAAAGAAAGGATGATTTTAAATGAATCAGGTTGTAAAAGTATTGCAAAATCACGCGACTGTCAGAAAGTTTGATCCAAATCACACCATTTCCAAAGAAGTTCAAGATGAGATCATTAAAGCAAGCAAACAGGCTCCTTCTTGGATGAATGGTCAAGCGTATAGCATACTGACTTTCCAAGAAGAGAATGAGAAACGAAAACTAATCGAGGTGTTGAATCAAGACCAAGAAAATAGTTCTAATGCGAAGATCATCGAAAGTTCATCGTTGTTTTTATTATTTTGTATTGACTTTAGTCGTTATGATTTAGAGCATGAGGGAGTTTCGTTTGAAAATGAGTTGGAGCCGCTCATTATCGGGACAACGGACGCTTCGTTAGCGTTAGAAAACGCCCTGGTAGCAGCTGAAAGTTTTGAGCTTGGAACGTGTGTGATCGGTGGACTTAGAAGAGTCTCAAAAGAGATCATCGATTGTTTGGAGATAAATGAATTCAGATTTCCACTCGTTGGTTTGGCAATAGGAAAGCCACTACAAACAGCTGTGCCGAAACCTCGTTTACCTGAAAAAGCGACTGTTTTCTCTGGCCAAAATGCACATAAAAAAGCAACAAAAGAGGAAATTAAAGCGTATGAGCGACAACTCCAAGACTATGCAAAAGAGAATGGCTATACCTCTGAACCATGGATAAGTCGTTTTACCAACTATTATAAAGAGCAAAACTATCCTGCAAAAACAGCTGAGAGTTTAAAAAAGCAAAAATTGATTTAATGTTTAAAAACTAAAATAGCAAATAGAAGTTTTATTGTACAATGAGTAAGCGGAACGTTAGTCAGTCATTTGACCGATGATTGTTTCGCTTTTTTAGAATGAGTCTATATAATTCGTTTAAAATAGAGTTGCAACTAAATTATATCTTTCAAAGTTTTCAACCTCTTTTTTCAATGGTATAATAACCGCGGAGGAATATGTCGAATGAATGAGAATTTATTATCAAAACGTTTAGCACGCGTGGGGGAATTAGTCCCAGAACAAAGCCGGTTAGCAGATATCGGATCTGACCATGCGTATTTACCTGTAGCATTAGTTTTACAAAAGAAACTTGAGTTTGCGGTAGCTGGAGAAGTCGTATCCGGACCTTTTGAAGCTGCTAAAAAGCAAGTGAGAAAAAATGGTTTAAGTGATCAAATCACAGTCCGCCTAGCAGATGGTTTAGATGCTGTAGAGAAAACAGACGAAATCAACGCTATCACGATTTGCGGCATGGGTGGTGTGTTGATTCGTGATATTTTGGAGGCTGGTTGGACGAATCAGCGCTTGCAAGGCAATGAGCGTTTAGTTTTACAACCAAATATTGGAGAAAAGCCGTTACGTGATTGGCTGACAATCCATGGCTATACAATTATTGACGAAGATATTTTAGAAGAAAATAATAAAATTTATGAAATCATCGTGGCTGCTAGAAGAGAGACAAGAGTTGCTTATTCAGCAAAAGAACGTCTTTTTGGGCCAGTTTTACTCAAAAAACAATCGCCTATTTTTTATAAAAAATGGCAGAGTGAAGTGAAACAACGGGAAACGATTTTAGCTCAACTAACTAAAGCTTCTGGGGATCAAACAATTAGAATCCAACAAATAGAAAAAGAAATTGCTGAAATCAAGGAGGTTTTGCCAGATGAGTCTTGAGGGTACTTTATTTATCGACCGTTTTGAAGCGTATTGTCCGCAATGGCTTGCAGAAGCCGGTGACCCTGTCGGTTTGCAGATTGGGTCAGTGAACAAACCATTGGAGCGTGTCTTAGTTACACTAGATGTGAGACCAGAAGTAGTGGCTGAAGCAATCGAAAAGCAAGTTGACTTGATCATTGCCAAACATCCTCCGATTTTTAGACCAGTGAAATGCTTAGACACAAATGACCTACAAACGAAAATGTATGCCGACTTACTGAAGCATGATATTGCAGTTTTTGCGGCACATACAAATATGGACATTATTGATAATGGTTTAAATGACTGGTTTTGTGAGCTATTGGGGATTCAAGATACCACTTATTTAACCAAAACCCATACGATTGGTTACAAAAAATTAGCTGTTTTTGTGCCTGTAGATGATGCTGCGAAGATGCGTGAAGTGCTCGGACAAGCGGGAGCAGGTCTTCAAGGCGATTATGTCAATACAAGTTATTCCTTAATCGGAACAGGCAGATTTACCCCAGTTACAGGTGCTAATCCAGCTCTTGGAACGATCGGTAAAGAAGAAGTAGTACAGGAAGCAAAAATCGAAGTAATTTTTCCAGAAATAATTGAAACATCAGTTATTCAAGCAATGCTAGCAGCTCATCCCTATGAAGAACCAGCCTATGATGTCTATCAGATCGACAATATCACCAAAGAATATGGTTTGGGACGTGTTGGTCATTTAGCTAAACCTGTCTCTTTAAAAGATTTTGTGTCGGTCGTCAAAGAAACCTTCGATTTAGATGGTGTGCGGATTGTAGCAGAAGATGAAACAAAAATGATTCAGCGCGTTGCAATTTGTGGCGGCAGCGGTGAAAAGTTTTTCCGTGATGCAATTAAAAAACAAGCAGATGTTTATATTACAGGGGATGTTTATTACCATACAGGACATGATATGCTAACAGAAGGCTTATCAGTAATCGATCCAGGACATTATATTGAGCAATTATGTAAACCGAAGTTGGTAGAACTATTCAATCAATGGAAAAAAGATTATAATTGGGATATCGAATTTATCGAATCTGAAGTAAATACAAATCCGTTTCAATTTAGATAAAGAAGAAAGAGGGAATTAAACGATGTATGAAAATTTATTACCGCGTTTTTTACGCTATGTAAAGACAGAAACACGCTCTAACCCAAACAGTAAAACAACCCCTTCAACGCAAACTCAAGTAGCGTTTGCTCAAACGCTAAAAAAAGAATTAGAAGAAATTGGTATGAGTGATGTCATTTATAATGAAGCTAATGGTTTTGTGATTGCTACTTTACCAAGCAATGTCGATAAAGAAGTTCGTTCCATCGGTTTTATTGCCCATATGGATACAGCCGATTTTAATGCAATCAATGTGAATCCACAAATCATTGAAAACTACGATGGTGAGTCAACTATCCAATTAGATAAAGAAGGAAAATTCACCTTAAATACAAACGATTTTCCTAATCTAAAAAATTATACCAATCAAACATTAATCACAACAGACGGAACAACGCTATTAGGTGCTGATGACAAATCAGGGATTGCTGAAATCATGACAGCAATGGAAATTATGATCAAAGACCCATCAATCAAACATGGCACGATCCGTGTGGCATTTGGTCCTGATGAAGAAATCGGCGTTGGAGCAGATAAATTTGATGTTGAACACTTCAATGTAGATTTTGCTTACACGATGGACGGTGGTCCAGTCGGAGAATTACAATATGAAACATTCAACGCAGCGCAAGCAGAAGTGACGATCCAAGGAAAAAATGTTCATCCTGGAACGGCTAAAAATACAATGATCAATGCATTACAATTAGCAATTGATTTCCATAATCAATTACCTCAAAATGAAGTCCCAGAAAAAACGGATGGTTACGAAGGATTTTTCCATTTAGCGCAAATGAGTGGAACACCGGAAGAAGCTAAAATGACGTATATTATCCGTGACCATGATCGTGAAAAATTTGAAGCGCGCAAAGCGTTGATTCTTAAGATTCAAGAAATCATCAATCAACCATTTGACCAAGAACGTGTGCAGATAGATCTTTTTGATCAATATTATAACATGGGTGAAGTCATCGAAAAAGATATGAGTATAATCGAACTAGCGAAAAATGCAATGATCGAGCTAGATATCAAACCATTGATCGAACCTGTTCGCGGTGGAACAGATGGCTCAAAGATTTCTTATTTAGGAATTCCTACGCCAAATATTTTTGCTGGTGGCGAAAACATGCACGGACGCTTTGAATTTGTTTCATTACAAGCAATGGAAAAAGCGACGGATGTTATTGTGAAAATTGCGGAATCTAACGCTCAGTAAAGAGAGTGACTATTGAGAATAGTAGTGACATTTGAGAATAGGGAGTAACGTTACAAGCAGTGACTTACTTCCTGTTTTTCTGTCAAGGATGGGCGAGTTTGCTTCATTTTCGAAACATGCTGAGAAACACCATGACGTTAGGCGTTGCTATTTTTTCAGCTAAGACTTGTCGCACTACAAATTGGTGCTCGGTACACGGTAAAACAAAGTGAAATGTTGCCATCATTTTTAGCTCGGATTTGAATACGTCGTCGTGCTATGCGTTAGCTAGAGATGCTTTTAATTTTAGGAGGAACTCAAGTGGAAAATGTAATGATTCTTTTTAATGAAACATCCGGTAAAGACAAAGGCAGAGAATTAGCCGAACAGTTTGTATCGTATGCAAAGGAACATGGACAAACGGACACGCATTTTTTATTAGAACAAGTGGGTCCAGATTGTGATAGTAAAAAAACGGTTGAAAAAGCGCAAGCGGAACATATCGATACACTGATCTTTATTGGTGGAGATGGTACGATCAATCATAATGTGGCAGATTTTAAAGAGGAGTTGCCTCATCTGAAAGTGGGCCTCTTGCCTGGTGGAACGGTCAATAACATGGCTAGAGTTTTAGGAATTCCCCTGAAATTCGAAGCAGCAGCTGATATTATTCTTGGTGGAGCAACTAGAAAAATCGATTACGGAATGATTAATCAAAAAGTAATCGTCAGTACAATGACTATTGGCATTTTGGCCGATACAGCAGCTCGTATCAGCCAAGAAGAGAAACAAAAATATGGTAAGCTGATATTTGTGAAGAACTTTTTTAAATTATTGGCGAAGAAAAAACGGTATCACTTAGAAGTTACAACAGAAAATGAGCAATGGCGAGGGAAAACACAGCTTGTGACTGTGACGATGACGAATTCTGTCGGTGGCTATACCAATTTTGATGATTCTGCATCACCTGATGATGGCTTGTTTCATTTAACTATTCTGCCGAAATTAAATATTTTTAAATTAGCTTTTTATCTACCAAAGATTATTCTAGGCAAAATCTATGAGCTTCCTGATATTAAATATATAACGGCGGCTGAAATAAACATCAAAAGTACGAGTGAAAAGAAAGTTGGGACACGTGTTGATGGCGATCCAAGTGAAGAACTGCCGATTCAAATGAAAGTCGTGAAACATGGCTTAACTGTTTTTGTACCAAAGACATAGTAATAGAATAAAGTTCTTATGTAATTGTTGAATTAACTTTACATGGCGTGGCCTTTCAAGGTATTCTATTATAGGAGAATGATTTTGGGAGGAAGAAGAATGACAGGTTTGTTGAAACATTTACCATGGGCCTATTTGCTTATTGTAAATATGGTTGAATTTTTTGCGATGTATCTTGATAAACAAAGAGCGATAAGGAAAAAGTGGCGAGTACCAGAATTTGATCTTCTATTTATCGGATTGATCGGTGGTGGAATTGGCGGTTTGCTGGCACAGCAAATTTTTCATCATAAGACAAGAAAGTTACGCTTTTATTTTGCTTTTATTTTTGGTACACTTGTGACTATTGCAATTATTTATGTTAGTTATAAAAGATAATCGTGAATACACTATAGTGGGGAGAAACTATGAAAAGCAATTCTAAAACAAAGATTTTTCTGAATATCGGTTTGCTGGCAATTTTTATCGGAGTGATCATCTATGTGATGGATAATTCACTTAGCGATATCTTTGCACAATTAATGAAAACAAGTTGGGTTGTTGTGGCGTTGGTCATCTTGTTGGGCGTTGTCTATCAGATTGTAGAAGGACGTTCTATTAAAGAGATTGCCTCTTATTTTCAGAAAGATTTTACAACAAAAGATGGTTTTTTCACCTCTTGTTATGTCGCTTTTTATCGTGTAATCTCGTTTGGAACAGGAACACTGCTTTCTGAGATTTATTTCTATAAGAAAAAAGGACTGGCTGTTTCTCAAGGCGTAGGCGTGACGGCTTTACACATGATCATGTATAAAGTTGCGGTTATCTTTTTATCCGTTTTGGGGCTAATTTTCCAATTTTCTTTATTTTATGAACGTGCGCCAAAAATGATTCCCTTTATTTTAGTAGGAGTCGGGTTGACCTTTGTGATTATTTTTTCGCTACTGGTTTTGTCTAGTAGTCTCAACCTTCAAGTTTTTTTGATCAAATGGACAAATAAACATTTTAAGCGTAAAAGATTACGAGATTGGGTAGATAAATGTAATTTGCAAATCTATTCACTGAGAGAAACGGTTCAGACGATTACAAAAGACCGTTCAGCGATGCTTCGGATTTTTGGCTGGAACGTAGCTAAGTTACTGTTCTGGTACGTGATTCCGTATGTTGTATTGGTTGAGAACCATCCGAATATCGATTTTCTTTTAGTCCTTTCTTTTACTAGCTTTTCAGTTATCTTGTCAGGTGTTTTTCCAACTCCGGCAGGAATCGGTCCTTTTGAATTTGTTTATTTATTATTATTTAAACCGTTGGTAGGAACTGTAGATGCAGTGTCATCTTTGCTATTATACCGGTTTGGTAGTTTTGTTTTACCATTTTTGATTGGCTTTGTTTATGTCTTGATTCAAAAAAGACGAGAGATAAAAGTAGGCCTTCATGCCGTTAAGGAAGAGAAAAAAGAACATTTTGACGAGCAATGAAGTTCGGTCTATCTATACTAAAAGTTAGAAAATATAAAGAGAGCAACACGAAAACAGCCAAAGTTTTCGCGGTGCTCTCTTTTAGTTGTACATTTTTTTGATTAGAGTTACTATTGAAATGTAAAGAATATATATAGGAAGGTGAAAATATGACTGAAAAAATAACTACAAGTGAAGGGCAACCTGTCGCTAACAATCAACACTCGCAAACAGCTGGAAAAAGAGGACCAGTCTTGATTCAAGATATTCATCTATTGGAAAAGTTGGCTCATTTCAACCGTGAAAGAATTCCTGAACGAGTTGTTCATGCAAAAGGTGCTGGTGCTTTTGGTGAATTTGAACTGACTAATGATATGAGCAAATATACGAAAGCTGGACTTTTTAATGGCGTTGGCAAGAAAACTAGGGTAGGAATCCGTTTTTCTCAGGTTGCTGGTGAATCAGGTTATATCGATACCTATCGTGACGTTAGAGGTTTTGCAGTTAAATTTTATACTGAAGAAGGAAATTATGATATTGTCGGCAATAATACACCAGTCTTTTTTGTGAATGATGCCTTAAAGTTTCCTGATTTTATTCATTCTCAAAAACGTGATCCAAAAACTCATTTGCGTGATCCATACATGCAATGGGATTTTTGGTCTCATTCGCCAGAATCACTGCACCAAGTAACGATTTTGATGGCTGATCGTGGGATTCCAGCTAGCTATCGTACGATGCATGGCTATGGCAGCCACACCTTTAAGTGGGTCAATGATCATGGAGAAGTTTTTTGGGTGAAATATCACTTCAGAACAAATCAAGGGGTAAAAAATCTCACAGATGAAGTTGCTGCACAGCTTGCATCTGAAAATACGGACTATTTGATGGATGAATTATTTCAAGCAATTGAAGTAGGGGATTATCCTTCATGGACTCTTTGTGTACAGATCATTCCTTATGAAGAAGGCTTGAACTACAAATATGACTTATTTGATGTAACGAAAGTCGTTTCACAAAAAGATTATCCCTTGATTGAAGTCGGTAAAATGACATTGAATGAGAATCCGCAAAATTATTTTACGGATGTCGAAGAAATTTCATTTTCACCCGCGAACTTGGTGCTAGGAATTGAAGTATCACCAGACAAATTATTACAAGGAAGATTATTTGCTTATAAAGATGCAGCACGCTATCGCTTAGGTGCTAATTACGATCAATTACCTGTTAATAAATCACTCAATAAAGTTAATAATTATGAGCGAGATGGTTTCATGCAAGCAAATAATCCAGGTGGATCTGTTAACTATGAACCTAATAGTCAAGGTGGACCAGTCCAAGATGAAACTGCCGCGATTACACCATTTGATGTACAAGGTCAAGTGGGTACTTATGAATATGGAACAGATCATTATTCACAAGCGGGCGATCTTTACCGTTTGCTTCCAGAAGATGAAAAAGAACGTTTAGTTCAAACAATCAAAAATAACCTGGGTCAAGTGGATAATCGGGAAATACAGATTTTAGAAATCAAACAATTCTATCAAGCAGATCAAGACTATGGTGCCAGAGTAGCAGACGCCTTAAACATTCCGCTTGAAGAAATTCAGTAATAAAACCCAATTATTAACAGCCAGTACCAGAATAATATGCTATACTTTAGACAAGTACTAGGGGAGTCATTTTGACTGAGACGTTCGTTTGAACGGACCCTTTGAACCTGTGAGTTGAGACTCGCGTAGGGAAGTAGTCTAAGAAATAGAATACGACGACTCGACTCTATGAAATGGTTCTTTGTCATTTTATAGAGTTTTTTTCTGTTTTTAAGCTTCTTCTCAAAAAAATCGAGGAGGAATTGCATGACTTTTACAGAAGAAATAAGAATATCTGCTGAAGCAATTTGGCGGGAAAGTAAGGAACATCCATTTATCTCAGAGTTAAAGGCAGGAACATTAAAACCTGAAATTTTTCGTTTTTATTTGCTTCAAGATCGTTACTATCTGGAACAATTCAGTAAAATCCACTTACGAGCGGCAGATCTGGCAATGGATCAAGAGGTCAGAGCCTGTTTTTTAGAAGGAGTCAAAAGTTTAGAAGCGGCAGAAATTTCAGTGAGAAATACATTTTTCAAAGAGCTGGATGTGACAGAAAAAGAAATCAGTCAGACACCAATCGCGCCTACTGCGTATCATTATACATCACATATGTATCGAGAGCTTGAATCAAAAAGCCTTGCTAGAACGGCTGCGGCATTATTACCATGTTATTGGTTGTATCAAGAAATTGGGGAAGAACTAATTGAAAGCGGTTCGCCTGATCCACTATATCAACGCTGGATCGAAACATACGACAGTGAAGTATACCGAGCAGCTGTAATTCGGCAAAGGAAATTGACTGATTATTTAGCAGAACAAGTATCGCCTGACGAACGTGCCCTTATGCAGCAAGCCTTTATTATAAGTAGCTATGAAGAATTAAATTTTTGGGAAATGGCTTATACAAAACAACAATGGGGGCTAAAACATGATGAACTATGAGTTGATCGATGAGCTGCGCTTAAAAAATCCACTTGTGCATAATATTACGAATATCGTTGTAGCAAATGACTCTGCGAATGGGTTGTTGGCAATTGGAGCATCCCCTTTTATGTCTAGTACAATTGCAGAAATGGAAGAAGTAGCCTTGATTGCAGATGTTGTCGTTTTGAATATGGGGACTTTAAATGATGAACAACTAACAGCGATGATCTTAGCTGGTAAAAAAGCGAATGAACTAGGAAAACCAGTCGTTTTAGATCCAGTCGGTGCAGGAGCAACAAGTTATCGTAAACAAGCTGTTGAAAAATTATTGAGCCACGTTCATCCGACGTTGATTCGCGGGAATGCTGGTGAAATCGCAGCAATTGAAGGCAGTGATTGGTCAGCTAAAGGCGTAGATGCAGGAACTGGATCTGGTGATGTAACAAAGATCGCTGAAAATCTAGCGCTAAAACTGAACTGCTTTATCGCTGTCAGCGGAGCAACTGATACAATCACAGATGGCAGAAAAAGTTATCTTGTGAAAAATGGCACTCCTTATTTCACTAAAATGACTGGAGCCGGTTGTCTGCATGGCTGCATCTGTGGTGCTTTCTTAGCCGTTGATAAAGAGCGGTCGCTAGAAAGTGTTGTTACAGCTAGTGTGATGTACGCTTTGGCTGGTGAGTTAGTAGCAGAGCAGTTAACGCAGGTTTCTGTGGGCTCATTTAGAA
The Enterococcus silesiacus DNA segment above includes these coding regions:
- a CDS encoding diacylglycerol kinase, with product MENVMILFNETSGKDKGRELAEQFVSYAKEHGQTDTHFLLEQVGPDCDSKKTVEKAQAEHIDTLIFIGGDGTINHNVADFKEELPHLKVGLLPGGTVNNMARVLGIPLKFEAAADIILGGATRKIDYGMINQKVIVSTMTIGILADTAARISQEEKQKYGKLIFVKNFFKLLAKKKRYHLEVTTENEQWRGKTQLVTVTMTNSVGGYTNFDDSASPDDGLFHLTILPKLNIFKLAFYLPKIILGKIYELPDIKYITAAEINIKSTSEKKVGTRVDGDPSEELPIQMKVVKHGLTVFVPKT
- a CDS encoding NGG1p interacting factor NIF3; its protein translation is MSLEGTLFIDRFEAYCPQWLAEAGDPVGLQIGSVNKPLERVLVTLDVRPEVVAEAIEKQVDLIIAKHPPIFRPVKCLDTNDLQTKMYADLLKHDIAVFAAHTNMDIIDNGLNDWFCELLGIQDTTYLTKTHTIGYKKLAVFVPVDDAAKMREVLGQAGAGLQGDYVNTSYSLIGTGRFTPVTGANPALGTIGKEEVVQEAKIEVIFPEIIETSVIQAMLAAHPYEEPAYDVYQIDNITKEYGLGRVGHLAKPVSLKDFVSVVKETFDLDGVRIVAEDETKMIQRVAICGGSGEKFFRDAIKKQADVYITGDVYYHTGHDMLTEGLSVIDPGHYIEQLCKPKLVELFNQWKKDYNWDIEFIESEVNTNPFQFR
- a CDS encoding thiaminase II, with product MTFTEEIRISAEAIWRESKEHPFISELKAGTLKPEIFRFYLLQDRYYLEQFSKIHLRAADLAMDQEVRACFLEGVKSLEAAEISVRNTFFKELDVTEKEISQTPIAPTAYHYTSHMYRELESKSLARTAAALLPCYWLYQEIGEELIESGSPDPLYQRWIETYDSEVYRAAVIRQRKLTDYLAEQVSPDERALMQQAFIISSYEELNFWEMAYTKQQWGLKHDEL
- a CDS encoding SAM-dependent methyltransferase: MNENLLSKRLARVGELVPEQSRLADIGSDHAYLPVALVLQKKLEFAVAGEVVSGPFEAAKKQVRKNGLSDQITVRLADGLDAVEKTDEINAITICGMGGVLIRDILEAGWTNQRLQGNERLVLQPNIGEKPLRDWLTIHGYTIIDEDILEENNKIYEIIVAARRETRVAYSAKERLFGPVLLKKQSPIFYKKWQSEVKQRETILAQLTKASGDQTIRIQQIEKEIAEIKEVLPDES
- a CDS encoding cinnamoyl ester hydrolase, whose protein sequence is MISMRKTYEQMTKCNCATANTLAIIGGKWKILILYYLLESNRRFNELQRLLDSITPHTLSKELKELQEDGLVNKQVLQAIPPKTDYSLTKKGQELETVLLEIRKFGQKYPLTK
- a CDS encoding peptidase T, with translation MYENLLPRFLRYVKTETRSNPNSKTTPSTQTQVAFAQTLKKELEEIGMSDVIYNEANGFVIATLPSNVDKEVRSIGFIAHMDTADFNAINVNPQIIENYDGESTIQLDKEGKFTLNTNDFPNLKNYTNQTLITTDGTTLLGADDKSGIAEIMTAMEIMIKDPSIKHGTIRVAFGPDEEIGVGADKFDVEHFNVDFAYTMDGGPVGELQYETFNAAQAEVTIQGKNVHPGTAKNTMINALQLAIDFHNQLPQNEVPEKTDGYEGFFHLAQMSGTPEEAKMTYIIRDHDREKFEARKALILKIQEIINQPFDQERVQIDLFDQYYNMGEVIEKDMSIIELAKNAMIELDIKPLIEPVRGGTDGSKISYLGIPTPNIFAGGENMHGRFEFVSLQAMEKATDVIVKIAESNAQ
- a CDS encoding hydroxyethylthiazole kinase (catalyzes the formation of 4-methyl-5-(2-phosphoethyl)-thiazole and ADP from 4-methyl-5-(2-hydroxyethyl)-thiazole and ATP) produces the protein MMNYELIDELRLKNPLVHNITNIVVANDSANGLLAIGASPFMSSTIAEMEEVALIADVVVLNMGTLNDEQLTAMILAGKKANELGKPVVLDPVGAGATSYRKQAVEKLLSHVHPTLIRGNAGEIAAIEGSDWSAKGVDAGTGSGDVTKIAENLALKLNCFIAVSGATDTITDGRKSYLVKNGTPYFTKMTGAGCLHGCICGAFLAVDKERSLESVVTASVMYALAGELVAEQLTQVSVGSFRTYLLDQLSCLDSLLVQQKATVERSNKK
- a CDS encoding catalase; amino-acid sequence: MTEKITTSEGQPVANNQHSQTAGKRGPVLIQDIHLLEKLAHFNRERIPERVVHAKGAGAFGEFELTNDMSKYTKAGLFNGVGKKTRVGIRFSQVAGESGYIDTYRDVRGFAVKFYTEEGNYDIVGNNTPVFFVNDALKFPDFIHSQKRDPKTHLRDPYMQWDFWSHSPESLHQVTILMADRGIPASYRTMHGYGSHTFKWVNDHGEVFWVKYHFRTNQGVKNLTDEVAAQLASENTDYLMDELFQAIEVGDYPSWTLCVQIIPYEEGLNYKYDLFDVTKVVSQKDYPLIEVGKMTLNENPQNYFTDVEEISFSPANLVLGIEVSPDKLLQGRLFAYKDAARYRLGANYDQLPVNKSLNKVNNYERDGFMQANNPGGSVNYEPNSQGGPVQDETAAITPFDVQGQVGTYEYGTDHYSQAGDLYRLLPEDEKERLVQTIKNNLGQVDNREIQILEIKQFYQADQDYGARVADALNIPLEEIQ